ATCCGACAGTTTGGCTTCGTATTTCTCAGTCAAAAGAATGTTCGTAAGCTAAACATTAAAAATCAGTATCAGACATTAAGAAAACATTATGCATAATATagaataaaatttatttcatcGCGTTTACCTTGATATCTCGATGGACGACACAACCCTCTATATGTTGATGAAGGTACTTAAGTGCAAATGAACATTCTTTCAAAATCCTCACTCTTGTTTCCCATGTCAAATGGCTGTCTCTTCCTAAACACAGTCACACacacatataaataaataaaatcacatacattatttacatttacattGGAAAATGGTGAATGATTGATAAAGAGTGAATAGCGAAGAACATTACTCAAGAGATGTTGAGCAAGATTTCCATTGGCGCAAAATTCGTAGACTAAATATCTCTCACCATCTTCCATGCAACAACCAAACAAGCAAACAAGGTTTGGGTGACGAAGCCTCGAAAGACCAGCGAGTTCTCGGGTGAAAGAATCAGAACTAGAGGTGTTATTCTTTATCAAATGCTTGATGGCTACAACTTGACCACTAGGCAAAACGCCTCTATACACCTCACCTGCACTACCACGTCCAAGGTTTATCTTTTCGTCTTCAAAATTCATTGCATTttcaatttcagtttttgtgAACCAGTACAATCCAGACCAAGTAGTTATCTGTTTCAATTGAACATGCTTCTTCTTAATAGGCTTCTTCTTCGATACACATTTTACCACAAAAACAATCACCAATAATGCTACGATAGCTACCACCAATGCTCCCAACACAAGTTTCTTCCCTGATGATTCTAGCTTCACCAAAAAAGATCATGTCAGTTACATTTCTTTAAAAACGAGTCTAGCTGTTAATTTCACACACTGCATTACATTTTTCTATTAAATTGTTTTAGAACAGAATCAAAATTTGGTATAATAATCTTACTCTTTATATTTACTGATGGAGGTGGCAAGCAGCGCAAGAATTTGTCTGCAAGGAAAGGGTCATCTTTTTGTTCGGCTGCAACAGAAACAAGAGCTGCTACGCCACATATGGCTCTCTCAGTGTCGTTGTTGTCCTTGTCGATTAGTTTTTGATACAAATCATCTCTCAGGTTCAATATTGCACCTGTACATTCTGCACACGACACATCAAGCGAATGATCGAAGTGGCTGC
This genomic interval from Trifolium pratense cultivar HEN17-A07 linkage group LG6, ARS_RC_1.1, whole genome shotgun sequence contains the following:
- the LOC123889612 gene encoding probable serine/threonine-protein kinase PBL28 is translated as MPFGECGDVKEDISKWGNGFPTTLCCRNALTLLSDAMASQARNRTGQVFLSQEQWQSCNKSFHPQQGMSLSSCGFDNIYFGSSKCSSSTLLYVQNLQPYTDALNQCSHFDHSLDVSCAECTGAILNLRDDLYQKLIDKDNNDTERAICGVAALVSVAAEQKDDPFLADKFLRCLPPPSVNIKKSSGKKLVLGALVVAIVALLVIVFVVKCVSKKKPIKKKHVQLKQITTWSGLYWFTKTEIENAMNFEDEKINLGRGSAGEVYRGVLPSGQVVAIKHLIKNNTSSSDSFTRELAGLSRLRHPNLVCLFGCCMEDGERYLVYEFCANGNLAQHLLRRDSHLTWETRVRILKECSFALKYLHQHIEGCVVHRDIKLTNILLTEKYEAKLSDFGLSRMMGMEESKVFTDVRGTIGYMDPEYMSNAKLTCASDVYSFGIVALQILSGQKVIELDLDARDQLTRKARDVSLGKRPLSDFVDSRLKGQVDKDDFGDILQIAVLCVAKSSTGRPTIGVVFDELDKVYGNIEARNKATPSTSTSSSN